The Natrarchaeobius halalkaliphilus genomic sequence ATCGGACGACGCCGCCGTGAGTGGCGAGCAGTTCCGCGACCGTCGACTCCTCGAAGGCGACCTCGATGGGAGTGGCGTCGGTTCCGTTTCCAACTCGCCTGATCGAATCGACGGCCTCGACGGAGTCGATCGCATCCCGCAACTCCCCATCGTCGCTTATCGAGACCGTCGCGTACATCGTCGATCCGACGGAGGACCGTGGAACGACCGAGCGCACGTCGATCCGACACGCGAGACGATGGGCGAGCGCGGCTATCGGTTCGTCCTCGGCACGGAGCACGACCTCGAGTTCGATGACGCTGTCGGTGAGCAGTGCCCGTTTGCGCTCTATAGATCCGATCGCGTGTCCGGCGACCGCCGAGAGATGGACACAGGTCCGTCGAAGTCGATCGTCGAAAGCCGCGGGTTGATTCGCGTAGACGGTCAGCGTTCCGTAGGGCACCCCATCGCATTCGATCTTGACGCTCAACGCGGATCGAAAACCGTGTTCGGTGAGCCGACGGATCCACGTCGACGGGTCGGTCCTCGCCGTCGACTCGATTCGCGTCGAAGAGCGTGTCTCGAGGTCGTCGATCACGACCGGTTGCCGCTCCGTCGTCACGTCCGCTTGCGACTCGTTTGCCGCGGCCGCCGTGGGGCCGTCGACGTCTAGCGGGATCGATGCGGAGTCGAAGAGAGTACCGTCACGGCCGGCCCAGATTCGGGGTACTATCGTCTCGGTGCTCGCGTCGACGCGACCGACCCACGCCAGTTCGATCTCGGCGTCGGATTCGAGTGGCTCGAGAGCGGTGACCGCCTCGCACAACGTGCGCTCGACGTCCTCGCGGCTCTCTGCGGCGAGGAGCGTCCGGACGGCCTTCCGGAGCTGTCCCGTCTCGACGACGGCCGATTCGAGTCGGGCTTGCTCGCGACGGGCCGCTCGTAGACGTGATCGATGTTCGATCAGATCCAGCGCGACCGACGCGGCGTCGACGAGTGCGTCGATCGGAGCGAGGTCGAACGATTCGAACGGAAGCGGATCGGTACCAGCCGCGAGTATCACGGCCCGGTCGTCGACCGGAGCGACGAGGACGCGATCGGCTCGAATGCCTGACCGGTCGAGAACCGACTCGAGACCGACGCGATCGTGAACCGTGGAGTCGCCACCCGCGAGCGTGTCCTCGATCGGCGTTCCGACGGGATCGATCGTCGGCGGATCGATCGACGGCGTCGACTCTCCGGTCACGACTGCGGCCGGTGTGAGCTGTCTATCAGTCACGCGGTACCATCCAACGAACTCGCATCCGGTAGACGATCGGACGGCTTCGACGGTCCGGTGGCGGAGTTCGGATGGATCGTCGGTTCGTGCCAGCGTCCGAATCGTCCGGGAGAGAGTAGAAAGCATCGCCGCCCCCGAGCGTCGCCTGTCGCGAACGAGACAGAGCGTCCGATCACCGTCCGGAAGTGGTGTCACGAAGACGTCGACTGGACGTCGACCGTCGGTCTCGAGCGTTCCCTGAAGCGGTTCCATCCACCTGACGATCGCTGACCGTGATCGCTCGCGAATCGCTCCCGTGAGATCGTCGTCGAACAGGGTCTCGATGTTTCGCCCGAGCAGCGACTCGGCGTCGGTCATCTCGAACAGGGCGGCGTTCGCCACCCGAACCGCGTCGCCCTCCAGTATTGCGACGCCGTCCTCGAGCGCGTCGATCGAGGACTCGAGGAGGTCGAGTCGATCGGACAGCTCGGCGTCCAGTTCCGAGCTTCGGGCGAGGCGATCGCCTCCGATCGCGATCGCGTCCGCGCTTCGTGGTCGAGCGACCACCGTGACGCCGTCATCTCCGGGGACGAGCGTTACTTCGAGGCGGCCGTCCGTCGCTGGGTCTGCGGTTTCGAACCGAACGATCGAGTCGATCGTTTGCGCCTCGTGAAGGCGCTCGTGGAACGAACTACGTACCGATCCGGGCAGGAGGTCCCAGATCACGGTTCCGGGATCCGCGTTACCCTCGAACAGTCGGCGTGCGGGCTCGTTCGCGAAGACGAGTTCCCACTCGGGCCCGAGGGCGAAAACCGGGTTCGGAAGCCGATCGATCGACGCCCGCACCGCCTCGTCGTTCGCGGACGAGATCCCGTCGCCCGCGGTGACGACGAGTCCGTCGACGAGCGGGTCCTCGAGTCGATTGACGACCGTCAACTCGGTGAGCGTCCACGTTCCATCGGCGGTTCCCAGGCGAACCGTTGCGGTTTCTTTCGCGCCAAACGGTGCCGCCACCGCGCTCTCGAGCGTTTCGCGAACCGTTTTACGGTCGTCGGGGTACACGAGGCGAGACAGGGGCGTCCGCTCGAGTTCGTCCGGCGTGTATCCCATTCGAAAATCCACGGCTGGACTCGTATACGCGATCGTTCCGTCGCTCTCGACGACCCAGACGAGCGCTTCGGCGCTCTCGAGGATCGCGCGGTGGTGACGATCCGACGAAACCGTGGCGAGGCGATACCGGGACGCGAGGGTTTCGACTCGAGTTGCGACGACCGGCTTCTCGTCCGTCGGAGCGACTACGTCGGCCGCACCTGCCTCGAGCGCACGAGTCGCGTCCGACCCGTCCGTCAGCGCGAGGATCGGCACGTCGTCTGCCGCCCCCTCGAGTCGTTCGAGCACCGGATCGGTCGAGTGACGGTCGAACTCACAGACGAGACAGTGGATCTCGAGCGTCTCGAGTCGCTCTCTGGCGCCGGTAACCGTTCGCTCGTGCCACAGTGACACGCGGTCCACTCCGTGCTCTATGGTGTCAGCCACGGCGTCGATCGACGACGAATCTCCGACGACGAGGATGCGGAGAACGTCCCCGACGACGGCCGTTTCACCGTTGCTCACCGACGGACACCTCCGAACGGTGCGCGGACCCGAATCCGACGATAGATGAACCGACGGTCACCGGCCCGGCTGAAGCGGTCACGATGGATGCCCGTTTTTCGACCAGCGAGATATTTATCCACCTCATATCGCGAGCGAGACGGTAGTATTCGATCGGGCCTTCCGGCCGAGACGGTCGCCTACGAGCCGTCTCGAACGGTAACCACCGGAACCGACGCGGTTCGGACCACCTCCTGTGCGACGCTGCCGACGACCAGTTGCTCGAGCTTACCCCGACCGACGGCCCCGATGACGATCATGTCGATCTCGTTTGCCTCCGCGACATCGACGATCTGCTCCTGGGGGACGCCGGACCGAACCGTCGTCGTCGTTTCGACTCCGCCGGTGGTTGCCGCGGTGTCGGCTTTCTCCACCGCTTCGATGGCCTCTGACTCGGGATCTGCTCGAAGGCGGTCACGCTGTTCCGTACTGTGGGGACCCTCTTCAGCGACCGAGAGGACGTGAACTCTCGCATCGAGGCGGTTCGCGAGCGCAATAGCGTGGTCAGTCGCACGCTGGGCACCGTCGCTGCCGTCCGTCGCGAGCAAAAGATCCTGATACATCACTCGACGATACGTTCGGTCGGCGGCGGCATACGTCACCGACTTGCCGCTGCCGGGGATACTTTCCGGGCCGGTCGTCCGAAGTCAGCACGCTCTGTGGCGTCCGCTCAGATAACGTCGAGGACGAAGATGGCGAGATACAGCTGGCCGAGCCCGGCGACGATCATGATCGCTCCGGCGAGGCGTTTGAGCCGATCACCGTAGGCTGCGAGACGGCCCACGCTGGCGAGAACTCCCATCCCGGTCGCGACGGTCAGCGAAACCATCAGGAGCACCACGCTCCCCACGTAGGTTCCGAGAACGAGCGCGGCCGACATCGGCGGCTGCGAGATCGCACTGGCGATCACCGCACCGAACAGCGGCGCGACACAGCCGGCTGCGGCGAGCGCATAGCCGACGCCGAAGATCGCGAACCCGAA encodes the following:
- a CDS encoding universal stress protein; the encoded protein is MYQDLLLATDGSDGAQRATDHAIALANRLDARVHVLSVAEEGPHSTEQRDRLRADPESEAIEAVEKADTAATTGGVETTTTVRSGVPQEQIVDVAEANEIDMIVIGAVGRGKLEQLVVGSVAQEVVRTASVPVVTVRDGS
- a CDS encoding bacterio-opsin activator domain-containing protein, with translation MSNGETAVVGDVLRILVVGDSSSIDAVADTIEHGVDRVSLWHERTVTGARERLETLEIHCLVCEFDRHSTDPVLERLEGAADDVPILALTDGSDATRALEAGAADVVAPTDEKPVVATRVETLASRYRLATVSSDRHHRAILESAEALVWVVESDGTIAYTSPAVDFRMGYTPDELERTPLSRLVYPDDRKTVRETLESAVAAPFGAKETATVRLGTADGTWTLTELTVVNRLEDPLVDGLVVTAGDGISSANDEAVRASIDRLPNPVFALGPEWELVFANEPARRLFEGNADPGTVIWDLLPGSVRSSFHERLHEAQTIDSIVRFETADPATDGRLEVTLVPGDDGVTVVARPRSADAIAIGGDRLARSSELDAELSDRLDLLESSIDALEDGVAILEGDAVRVANAALFEMTDAESLLGRNIETLFDDDLTGAIRERSRSAIVRWMEPLQGTLETDGRRPVDVFVTPLPDGDRTLCLVRDRRRSGAAMLSTLSRTIRTLARTDDPSELRHRTVEAVRSSTGCEFVGWYRVTDRQLTPAAVVTGESTPSIDPPTIDPVGTPIEDTLAGGDSTVHDRVGLESVLDRSGIRADRVLVAPVDDRAVILAAGTDPLPFESFDLAPIDALVDAASVALDLIEHRSRLRAARREQARLESAVVETGQLRKAVRTLLAAESREDVERTLCEAVTALEPLESDAEIELAWVGRVDASTETIVPRIWAGRDGTLFDSASIPLDVDGPTAAAANESQADVTTERQPVVIDDLETRSSTRIESTARTDPSTWIRRLTEHGFRSALSVKIECDGVPYGTLTVYANQPAAFDDRLRRTCVHLSAVAGHAIGSIERKRALLTDSVIELEVVLRAEDEPIAALAHRLACRIDVRSVVPRSSVGSTMYATVSISDDGELRDAIDSVEAVDSIRRVGNGTDATPIEVAFEESTVAELLATHGGVVRSITPIDSRSRVVFSLPQTADVRAVVQTLERAYPGTELVARREHEHSRRPERAFEAELRDRLSERQLLTLETAYYSGFFEWPRESTGEEVATSLGVSQPTFSRHSRIAQQKLFELLFDERTERT